A region from the Mercenaria mercenaria strain notata chromosome 7, MADL_Memer_1, whole genome shotgun sequence genome encodes:
- the LOC123556121 gene encoding deoxyribodipyrimidine photo-lyase-like produces the protein MKIQGLRLIRLVINCRHIAESVIYPCANFSNTAYRLRYSPVLLPRYLSTMSGSESGKKRKREADDKNSCKENGEPDVKKLSVEDFQLKIIESRKSVCKSVAEFKFNKKRVRVLSKAQDFPEDSNGVLYWMSRDQRVQDNWAFLYAQKLALKLEVPLHVCFCLVPKFLEATIRHFTFMLEGLKEVEKECKELGISFHLLIGHAKDVLPSFVTEHSIGGLVTDFSPLRVPRGWVEEVVKVLPKDIAFCQVDAHNLVPCWEASPKLEYGARTIRNKIHNQLSGFLTEYPPVCKHKYRPKLESMPIDWDSAYASLEVNQTVGPVDWAKPGTSAGLQMLESFCKERLRYFGSERNNPNKNALSNLSPWIHFGQISVQRCILMVRQYRGRHKEGVDAYIEEAVIRRELSDNFCYYNNNYDSIDGAYDWAKQTLKAHEKDKREYVYSREKLEQGKTHDPLWNAAQNEMVNEGKMHGFMRMYWAKKILEWTSSPSEALEIAIYLNDKYSLDGRDPNGYVGCMWSICGIHDQGWKEREVFGKIRYMNYNGCKRKFDVGKYEAKHRRQTIAK, from the exons atgaaaattcaagG aTTAAGGTTAATCAGACTGGTAATCAACTGTAGACACATTGCTGAGAGTGTAATATACCCATGTGCTAATTTTTCAAACACAGCGTACAGACTGAGATATTCCCCAGTGTTGTTACCAAGATACCTCTCAACAATGTCTGGCAGTGAAAGTGGCAAGAAGAGAAAACGTGAGGCTGATGACAAGAATAGTTGTAAGGAGAACGGGGAACCAGACGTAAAGAAGCTGTCTGTGGAAGACTTTCAGTTGAAGATCATTGAGTCAAGAAAATCAGTTTGTAAGTCAGTCGCTGAGTTCAAGTTCAACAAAAAACGTGTTCGTGTTCTGTCAAAGGCTCAGGATTTCCCAGAGGATAGCAATGGTGTGTTGTACTGGATGTCGAGGGACCAAAGAGTTCAAG ACAACTGGGCCTTCCTGTATGCTCAGAAGTTGGCATTAAAGTTGGAGGTTCCATTACATGTTTGTTTCTGCCTTGTACCGAAGTTCCTCGAGGCGACTATCAGACACTTTACATTTATGTTAGAAGGTCTCAAAGAAGTTGAAAAG GAATGTAAGGAGTTGGGCATTAGTTTTCATCTTTTGATTGGCCATGCCAAGGATGTGTTACCTTCATTTGTGACAGAGCATTCTATTGGAGGTCTTGTCACTGACTTCTCTCCTCTACGAGTACCAAGAGGTTGGGTGGAAGAAGTTGTGAAAGTATTGCCAAAGGACATTGCCTTTTGTCAG GTTGATGCTCACAATCTAGTACCTTGTTGGGAAGCGTCTCCAAAGCTGGAATATGGAGCAAGGACAATACGTAACAAAATACATAACCAGCTGTCTGGATTCCTCACAGAATATCCACCTGTATGTAAACACAAATACAGACCTAAACTTGAATCCATG CCGATAGACTGGGACTCGGCCTATGCAAGCCTCGAGGTGAACCAGACTGTTGGGCCTGTGGACTGGGCCAAGCCAGGAACCAGTGCAGGACTACAGATGCTTGAATCATTCTGTAAGGAAAGGCTGAGATACTTCGGCAGTGAAAGGAATAATCCAAACAAGAATGCACTAAGTAACCTGTCACCGTGGatacattttg GTCAGATTTCTGTACAACGGTGTATCCTGATGGTGCGACAGTACAGGGGGAGACACAAGGAAGGGGTGGATGCTTACATTGAGGAGGCTGTCATCAGGAGAGAGCTATCAGACAACTTCTGCTACTACAACAATAACTATGATAGTATAGATG gagCCTATGACTGGGCAAAGCAGACTCTGAAGGCACATGAAAAAGATAAAAGAGAGTATGTATATAGCAGGGAGAAACTTGAACAAGGAAAAACACACGATCCCCTGTGGAATGCAGCCCAG AATGAGATGGTGAATGAAGGAAAGATGCATGGGTTTATGAGAATGTACTGGGCTAAGAAGATCCTTGAGTGGACCAGCAGTCCTAGTGAGGCACTGGAGATAGCCATATACCTGAATGATAAATACAGCCTGGATGGCCGTGATCCTAATGGATATGTTG GTTGTATGTGGTCTATCTGTGGTATACATGATCAGGGCTGGAAGGAGAGAGAAGTGTTCGGGAAGATCAGATACATGAACTACAACGGCTGTAAGAGAAAGTTTGATGTAGGAAAGTACGAGGCTAAACACAGGAGGCAGACCATTGCTAAATGA